One window of Watersipora subatra chromosome 3, tzWatSuba1.1, whole genome shotgun sequence genomic DNA carries:
- the LOC137391339 gene encoding AP-1 complex-associated regulatory protein-like — MGNCWCVKAFYKRRVLRQYTSLDSGAGPVHEAEDLFDDDDGDGLMSSTASPSAAAITENEKLLLRSKNYAAIISSQKTFDEQIDKQLAEQEEKLKREEEELLKLRRSQQSRVGTGASSKSSNPDSDVPWSADDGNSEWNVAGGENDFDMFLDAISTREQPSNSGACDDEIDEADFVSGITSS; from the exons ATGGGAAACTGTTGGTGTGTGAAAGCCTTCTACAAGAG GCGGGTGCTGCGGCAATACACATCACTCGACAGCGGGGCTGGTCCAGTGCATGAG GCAGAAGATCTGTTTGATGATGATGACGGG GATGGACTGATGAGTTCTACAGCCAG CCCCTCGGCAGCAGCAATAACAGAAAATGAGAAGCTGCTGCTCAGGTCTAAAAACTACGCAGCCATAATCAGCTCTCAAAAGACATTTGATGAACAAATTGACAAGCAG TTGGCCGAACAGGAAGAGAAACTGAAGCGTGAGGAGGAAGAATTGTTAAAACTGAGACGTTCTCAGCAGAGTAGGGTGGGTACAGGAGCTTCTAGCAAATCATCCAATCCAGACTCTGATGTGCCCTGGTCTGCGGATGACGGCAACTCGGAGTGGAATGT AGCCGGAGGAGAGAATGATTTTGACATGTTCTTGGATGCAATCAGTACAAGGGAGCAACCATCAAATA GTGGAGCAtgtgatgatgaaatagacgaaGCAGACTTTGTCAGCGGTATTACCTCCTCTTGA